In Nonomuraea muscovyensis, one genomic interval encodes:
- a CDS encoding MauE/DoxX family redox-associated membrane protein, with amino-acid sequence MQYLAFGVTCLVGLVFVVSVLSKLRPGQWRDFVESTRRLLGAFLPSRVVPAAVARLVAPVVVAAEAAVVVLLVPASTVALALAAVLVTAFGVAIALALRRGVATACRCFGGTAELSPWHLVRNALLLAAVVTGAVMEPAAFGSADAGGLLVAAAGALTLGMVVVRLDDVGELFGPGLSRHTPAGGHVEGSM; translated from the coding sequence GTGCAATATCTCGCTTTCGGTGTCACCTGTCTCGTCGGCCTGGTCTTCGTCGTGTCCGTGCTGAGCAAGCTGCGGCCGGGACAGTGGCGGGACTTCGTGGAGTCGACGCGCAGGCTGCTGGGCGCGTTCCTGCCGTCCCGCGTGGTGCCGGCGGCGGTCGCCAGGCTCGTGGCGCCCGTCGTGGTGGCGGCCGAGGCGGCGGTGGTCGTGCTGCTGGTCCCCGCGAGCACCGTGGCGCTCGCGCTGGCGGCGGTGCTGGTGACGGCCTTCGGCGTGGCCATCGCCCTGGCGCTGCGGCGCGGGGTGGCGACGGCCTGCCGGTGCTTCGGCGGGACGGCGGAGCTGAGCCCCTGGCACCTGGTGCGCAACGCGCTGCTCCTCGCCGCGGTCGTCACGGGGGCGGTGATGGAGCCCGCCGCGTTCGGCTCGGCCGACGCGGGCGGGTTGCTGGTGGCCGCGGCCGGTGCGCTGACGCTGGGCATGGTGGTCGTCCGGCTCGATGACGTGGGAGAGCTGTTCGGCCCGGGGCTGTCGCGGCACACGCCGGCCGGGGGCCATGTGGAAGGGAGCATGTGA
- a CDS encoding TlpA family protein disulfide reductase, producing the protein MAVMWAAVILVGVICTLDLILTLGVVRRLREHATHLETLLRSGAGALAPPGLPHVGGTVGEFAARTLDGEEISRGSLSGETLVAFFSPGCKPCLERLPGFLGHARGRIGGRRLILAIVAGGEQAAREMVLELSPVARVVVEDGYEGPVARAFQVTEYPAFCLVDSEGVIVAAEGDVTRLGLPADR; encoded by the coding sequence ATGGCCGTGATGTGGGCCGCCGTCATCCTGGTGGGCGTGATCTGCACGCTTGACCTGATCCTCACGCTGGGGGTGGTGCGCCGCCTCCGCGAGCACGCCACCCACCTGGAGACGCTCCTGCGCTCGGGCGCGGGAGCGCTGGCCCCTCCCGGGCTGCCGCACGTGGGCGGCACGGTCGGCGAGTTCGCCGCGCGGACCCTCGACGGGGAGGAGATCTCCAGGGGTTCCCTGTCGGGCGAGACGCTGGTCGCGTTCTTCAGCCCGGGCTGCAAGCCGTGCCTGGAGAGGCTGCCGGGCTTCCTCGGCCACGCGCGCGGCCGCATCGGCGGGCGCCGCCTGATCCTCGCGATCGTGGCGGGCGGGGAGCAGGCGGCGCGGGAGATGGTGCTGGAGCTGAGCCCCGTGGCGCGGGTGGTGGTGGAGGACGGGTACGAGGGGCCGGTCGCGCGGGCCTTCCAGGTCACCGAGTATCCCGCTTTCTGCCTGGTGGACAGCGAGGGCGTGATCGTCGCGGCCGAGGGTGACGTGACCCGGCTCGGCCTGCCCGCCGACAGGTGA
- a CDS encoding S26 family signal peptidase: MRAAVSLTVLLAAAVAGVSWLRRRYVLVTVSGASMEPAYGSGDRVWVRRVPAGEVRAGQVVVVRLPHPESADAGPEQPWSIKRATAAPGDPVPRDGVPGWEAGARVPPGCLVVRGDNAGDSYDSRHCGHVPGDRLLGVVVRRVRAVS, encoded by the coding sequence ATGAGGGCGGCCGTATCGCTGACGGTCCTCCTCGCCGCGGCCGTGGCGGGCGTGTCGTGGCTGCGCCGCAGGTACGTGCTGGTGACGGTGTCCGGGGCCAGCATGGAGCCCGCGTACGGGTCGGGCGACCGGGTGTGGGTACGCCGGGTCCCGGCCGGCGAGGTGCGGGCCGGGCAGGTCGTGGTGGTCAGGCTGCCTCACCCCGAGAGCGCAGACGCCGGGCCCGAGCAGCCGTGGAGCATCAAGCGGGCCACGGCGGCCCCCGGCGACCCCGTGCCGAGGGACGGGGTGCCCGGATGGGAGGCGGGCGCGAGGGTGCCGCCCGGCTGCCTGGTCGTGCGGGGGGACAACGCCGGCGACTCCTACGACTCGCGCCACTGCGGCCACGTGCCCGGTGACCGGCTGCTCGGGGTCGTGGTGCGGCGCGTCCGGGCGGTGTCGTAG
- a CDS encoding RidA family protein, which produces MPKRVIDTPEAAPPGGPYSQAVVAGDYVYLAGACPVRPDGTWVRGSFAEQARQAFTNLAKVAEAAGADLSQAVRVGVYVSDFAHFPELNEIYVEFFGTANLPARTTIPVALSGFDIEIDAVLYTG; this is translated from the coding sequence ATGCCCAAGCGCGTCATCGACACCCCCGAGGCCGCCCCGCCCGGTGGCCCGTACTCGCAGGCCGTGGTCGCCGGCGACTACGTCTATCTGGCCGGCGCCTGCCCGGTGCGGCCCGACGGCACGTGGGTGCGCGGCTCGTTCGCCGAGCAGGCCCGCCAGGCGTTCACGAACCTCGCCAAGGTGGCCGAGGCGGCCGGCGCCGACCTGTCGCAGGCCGTGCGGGTGGGGGTCTACGTGAGCGACTTCGCCCACTTCCCGGAGCTGAACGAGATCTACGTGGAGTTCTTCGGCACCGCGAACCTCCCGGCCCGCACCACGATCCCGGTGGCGCTGAGCGGCTTCGACATCGAGATCGACGCCGTCCTCTACACCGGCTGA